CCGACAGATCTTCTGCTCGGCCAGGCGGTGCGCCGCGCGCAGGATGCGTTCCTCGGTGCCCTCGGGCAAGACGATGTGCTTATTCACCCGCCGGGCCTGCTCGAGCAGCCGATGCTCGAACATGAGCGGGGTGACGATGTCCTCGCGCCCGATCGGATGAGCGTTGTCGAGCAACAGGGATGCGTCCACCTCGGAGGCGACGACTCGGCGGGCCTGGGCCAGCTGTACCGCGTTCAACCGCGCCGGCACCTTCTCGTAGTTCTTCACCGTCAGGTAGACCTGTTCGATGGTGTTGACCGAACGCAGCAGCGGTGTCTGCGGGGCCAGTTTGTTCCACAGCACGCGCACCTCGTCGGCCAGCGGCCACGGGCCGGCAGCAATCGCGGCGGCCGGCCGGGGGAATCGTCCGGATGCGCCGCCGATCAGCAGCCCGAGCCCGATCTCACTGCGATCGGCGGAGAAGACGACTGTGGCGTCGGCCTTGACCTCGGGCAGCAGGTTGGTCAGGCCCATGTCTGCGATGAGCAGCTTGCCGGCATGCAGGCCGGACAGGTCCTGGGCGCCCGCGATGACGGTGGCGCCGAGCGCATCCAGCGCGCCGGCCAGGCCGTTGGCCGCGCCGGTCACCTCGTCCACCACGAACGCGGGCACGACGATGTCCGACGATAAATCGTTAAAGCTCCGGCCCGGCACGGAGTTTGGGCAGGGATCCGGCTTGAGTTCAGGGATCGGATTCGCGCGCGCTCAAGCCATCCAGGGTGTAACGAGGAGTTGCTGAGCCATCCAGCAGAATCGTGCCGGAGCCACAAGGACTCCGGCACCGCCCGACGAGGTGGCGTTCGGGACTCTCTCAGCGAGCACGAGCCGCCGTTCTAAGACACTGGGTATCCCACCGGCACAGCACTGCCGGCGTCGTTAGCGAGTTTCGACTGTCTGCACCTGCTCGGGCCGCTCTGCCTCATCCGGCGCATCGAAGGTCTCGTCGACAACCCTGACGGTGTGCGACGAAATAGCTGCGGCATTCAGCACCGCTGACCACGACTTCACGTCTGGACGCTGACGCAACAGTTGGCGGCGTTCCCTTTCGGTCATGCCGCCCCAGACGCCCCATTCGATACGGTTGTCCAGCGCCTCTGCCAGACATTGCGCCCGTACCGGGCATCCCATGCATATCGTCTTCGCTCTTTTTTGGTCTTTGCCCTCGGGAAAGAGGGCATCATTCATTCCTCTGCATTTGGCCAGCAGTGGCCAGTCCTCGGGGTCAGGCACGGCCATCGGTGCACGCTCCCTTCAGTGGTGGGTGGTGCCATCCAACCTACACCGGACCGCTGACTGAGCGAAACCTTCACAGGTCGCGTGGACGCCCACACGGAGCGCACACAGATATCACAAAGTCGGCTCTCATCAGGCATCCAGCTTTCAACGAGCGCTCGAATCCGACTCCTGAACCAGCAGATGCATCACGTACCCTAGAGAGCGTGAGCGTAAAGACCGCGGGAAGCAAAGCCTATTCGCTGCTGATGTTCGGGGTGGTCAGCATCTTGGCTGGGGTGCTGGTCGCCGGCCTTGGCGTCCCCTTCGCGGCGTTGGCTGCCGGGGCGACCCGGGCGGGGGCCGCAACGCTGAAAGAGGTACCCGCGAACCTCGCGGTGCCCGATCAGTACGAAGCGTCCACCATGTACCTGTCGGACGGTTCGGTGCTGGCGACCTTCTTCGACGAGAACCGCCAGTACGTCACGCTCGACCAGATCTCCCCCGAGATGCAGACCGCTCAGATCGCCATTGAGGACCACCGGTTCTACGAGCATGGCGCAGTCGACCTTCAGTCCGTGGTACGCGCAGCGCTCGGCAATGCCGCCGGCGGCGGTATCAGTGGCGGCGGTTCGACGCTCACCCAGCAGTACGTGAAGCAGGTCCGCCTGCAGATGTGCAACGGCGACACTGCCTGCGTGGAAGACGCTCAAGCCCCCAGCATGAACCGCAAGATCTTGGAGATGCGCTACGCGATCGCACTGGAGAACACCCTCACCAAGGACGAGATCTTGGAGCGCTATCTCAACATCGCCTACTACGGCGATGGCGCCTATGGAGTGCAGGCCGCGGCCAGGCACTACTTCAACACCGACGCCTCGCAACTGACCGTTGCGCAGGCCGCGATGCTTGCCGGTCTGGTGCAGAACCCCAGCCAGACCGATCCGGTCAACAACCTGGATGGTGCGCTGGCGCGACGTCAGGCCGTGCTGGCTGCTCAGGTGCGCTACCAGGGCATGCCCCAGTCGGTGGCGGACGAGGCTGCCGCGGAGGGCTTCGATGCCTCACAGGTGCAGACGCTGGGCAATGGTTGCCAGGGCACCCGCTATCCGTTCATCTGCGACTATGCGTCGCGGGTCTTGCTGAGCGACGAGATGTCGGTCTTCGGCGATACCGTTGAGGCGCGACGCGACGTGCTCAACCGGGCCGGCCTGCAGATCACCCTCAGCATCGATCCGAGCCTGCAGGACACGGCCCAGAATGTCATCAACTCGGTCGTCGGCCCCGAGGACGCAGCGATCGCGGTCGCCGACACCGTGGAGAACGCCACCGGGCGAATCCTGGCGATGGCCCAGTCGCGGCCGGTGATGGGCGACGGAGCAGGTGAGACGGCCTGGAACTATTCGGTGAGCTACGACATGGGAGGCGCCGACGGCTATCTGTTCGGTTCAACGTTCAAGACCTGGACGGCTGCCGCAGCCATTCAACAGGGCCACTTCCCCGATTCCACGTACTACACCGTGCAGCGAACCCAGAATTGGAAGGGCCAGTGGTTCCGCGGTTGCGGGGACGAGAAGTTCCAGCTGACCGAGGACTACAGCACGACCAACGCGGTTGCCAACCAGAACCAGGGCAGCTTCAACATGGTGACCGGCATGATGTGGTCGGTCAACAACTACTGGGTGTCGTTGGAACGCGATGTCGGCGTCTGCCAAGCGGTTGACATGGCCAGGCGTGCCGGCGTCGAGATCTCCCAGCCCGTCGAGGGTGAGGCCTCACTGGACGACTTCGACTACGTTCCCTCGTTCACTCTCGGCGCCGCCAAGGTGACCCCGCTGTCGATGGCGGTCGGCTACGGCACCTTCGGCAATCGGGGCGTGCGATGCAACCCGATCATTCTCGACTCGGTCTACGACCGCAACGGCGCCGAGGTGCCGGTGCCCAGTGCCGACTGCCAGCAAACCATTGATCCGACCGTGGCCGATGGCGTCAACTACGTACTCAACCGGACGCATGTCTCGGGACTGTCGTCGTCCACCTACATCAACAACGGTATCGACCAAGCATCCAAGACCGGTACCTCGGACAACTCGGCATCAAGCTCCGCATTCGTCGGCTACACACCCGACATCTCGACTTCGGTCGTGGTGGCCGGCGACAACACGAGCGCTGCCTGGCAGAACACTCCCGAGCAATCCCGCAACGTCATGACGATTCCCCTGAGCGCACTCAATGGCCGCAGTCTCGGCTCGTACGCGAGTATTGGCGCGGGTGCGCTGTGGCGTCCGATCATGCAGGAGGCGATGGACGGCATGCCTCAATCGAAGTTCACCAAGTGGGTCGCGCCGGCGTCGACGTCTACTGCCTCGTCCCCGTCGACCAGCCGATGACCGCCACACGTCGACTGACGCTGGCCGCGGGCGGCCTGCTCGGGTTGGCAGGTGCGGTGACCGCGGCCGCCTGGGTGGAGGCGCGTGCTTTCGTGCTGCGACGAGTGACCGTGCCGGTGCTGCCGTTCGGGTCTCCTCAGATCCGGGTGCTGCACCTGTCGGACATTCATCTGATGCCCTATCAGAAGCGCAAGCTGCGCTTCGTGGCGAGTCTGGGGGCTCTGGATCCGGATCTGGTGATCAGCACCGGCGACAACGTCTCGCGCGCGGAAGCGATCGAGCCACTGCTTGAGGCATTGTCACCGCTCATGGCGCGCCCCGGTGCGTTCGTCTTCGGCTCCAACGATTTCGTCGAACCGACCTTCCGCAACCCGGCGAGCTACCTATTCGGTAATTCCACCGTCGCCAAGGATCGCAAGCTGCTGCCCACCTGGCAGTTGCAGGACGCTTTCACCGACGCCGGGTGGGTCTATCTCGACAACGCGGCGGCCCGGCTGTCGGTAGCTGGACGCACAGTGGACCTCCGCGGCACCGGCGACGCACACAACGCGCTGGACGACTACTCGGCGGTGTCCGGGCCGCTGGCGCCCGACGCAGATCTGACGCTGGGGGTCACGCACGCCCCGTATCAACGGGTGCTGGACGCCATGACTGCCGACGGGGTGCAGATGATCTTCGCCGGGCACACTCATGGCGGGCAGATCTGTCTGCCGGTCAACCGCGCGATCATCGACAACTGCGATCTGCCGGTCGAGCAGGCATCCGGGCTGAGCACCTGGACCACCGGTTCGCAGACTTCCTGGCTGCACGTTTCCGCGGGTATCGGAACCTCCCCCACCGCCCCGATCCGACTGTTCTGCCGCCCGGAGGCCACGCTGCTGCGGCTGGTGGCACGAGACTCGGATTCCTGACTGACAGGTGCAATTGGTGCCCAGATCAAAGGTGCGATAAGCTACCTCTCGGCTCATGAGCCATCGGGGTGTGGCGCAGCTTGGTAGCGCGCTTCGTTCGGGACGAAGAGGTCGCAGGTTCAAATCCTGTCACCCCGACCGCAGGCCGAGGGCAGTCGAGTTTACTCGAATTGCCGAGGCCAAGGAGGGGTTGAGCGCGTCAGCGCGAGCACCCCGACCGCAGGCCGAGGGCAGTCGAGTTTACTCGAATTGCCGAGGCCAAGGAGGGGTTGAGCGCGTCAGCGCGAGCACCCCGACTCTGCACCTTAGGCTCCGCAGACTCGTGCGGGCTTCCGCGCACAACTCGACAGGGTCTGCCGTCCGATCGTGATCGACGAACGAACCACCCGTCGCCGTCGACCATGGTGACAATGCGACCGCCCGGACCCCGGGTTGAAATCCTGGCGGAGCAAGTACCACTCCCAGTGGTAAGATCGAGTCAAGCGCATCAACTTCCGGGGTCAGGAATGGCGATTCAGAGCTTCCTCGCGACGCGGCAGGTGTTCACTGCCGCCGAGTTCTCTCGTGCTTTCCCGAACAGCCAGACCGACCGGAACCTGCTGTCCCGTGCGGTGCGGAACGGACGAGTTGAGCGAGTGCGACGCGGTGTCTACGTCTCCAAAGCCGGCCCCTTCAGTCAGGTGACACCGGACCCGGTCGACATCGCGGTGGCTGTAGCGCAGGACGCCGTGTTCGCCTACACGTCCGCCCTCCAGCTCCACGGCACGCTGCACAACCTAGTCAACCGGACGCAGTTCTTCACCACCCGTCGGCTGCCCTCGTTCACGTACGACCGCCAGGACTACCTGCCTCATCAGATCGGTAAGCGGAAGCCCGAAAGCCAATCGCTGCTGACCGCATCGGGCGGCGCCTACCGCGTGACCACCCGCGAGCAGACCCTCGTCGACTGCCTCACCCGGCCCCAGCTCGCCGGCGGCCCGGAGAACGTACTCCGCTCTCTCGCCGGGTTCACATACGTGGACGCGCACAAGGTGGCCGACCTCGCCCAACGGGAGAGCCTGAGCGCACGATCGCGGATCGGCTGGGTGCTCCAGGCG
The Brooklawnia propionicigenes DNA segment above includes these coding regions:
- a CDS encoding type IV toxin-antitoxin system AbiEi family antitoxin domain-containing protein, with protein sequence MAIQSFLATRQVFTAAEFSRAFPNSQTDRNLLSRAVRNGRVERVRRGVYVSKAGPFSQVTPDPVDIAVAVAQDAVFAYTSALQLHGTLHNLVNRTQFFTTRRLPSFTYDRQDYLPHQIGKRKPESQSLLTASGGAYRVTTREQTLVDCLTRPQLAGGPENVLRSLAGFTYVDAHKVADLAQRESLSARSRIGWVLQARREAWSVPEETLSALRGSLGAGPSYFWSSTQPKDGHWVNDWKLYLPAPEEEMAAWLNG
- a CDS encoding transglycosylase domain-containing protein, coding for MSVKTAGSKAYSLLMFGVVSILAGVLVAGLGVPFAALAAGATRAGAATLKEVPANLAVPDQYEASTMYLSDGSVLATFFDENRQYVTLDQISPEMQTAQIAIEDHRFYEHGAVDLQSVVRAALGNAAGGGISGGGSTLTQQYVKQVRLQMCNGDTACVEDAQAPSMNRKILEMRYAIALENTLTKDEILERYLNIAYYGDGAYGVQAAARHYFNTDASQLTVAQAAMLAGLVQNPSQTDPVNNLDGALARRQAVLAAQVRYQGMPQSVADEAAAEGFDASQVQTLGNGCQGTRYPFICDYASRVLLSDEMSVFGDTVEARRDVLNRAGLQITLSIDPSLQDTAQNVINSVVGPEDAAIAVADTVENATGRILAMAQSRPVMGDGAGETAWNYSVSYDMGGADGYLFGSTFKTWTAAAAIQQGHFPDSTYYTVQRTQNWKGQWFRGCGDEKFQLTEDYSTTNAVANQNQGSFNMVTGMMWSVNNYWVSLERDVGVCQAVDMARRAGVEISQPVEGEASLDDFDYVPSFTLGAAKVTPLSMAVGYGTFGNRGVRCNPIILDSVYDRNGAEVPVPSADCQQTIDPTVADGVNYVLNRTHVSGLSSSTYINNGIDQASKTGTSDNSASSSAFVGYTPDISTSVVVAGDNTSAAWQNTPEQSRNVMTIPLSALNGRSLGSYASIGAGALWRPIMQEAMDGMPQSKFTKWVAPASTSTASSPSTSR
- a CDS encoding WhiB family transcriptional regulator; its protein translation is MAVPDPEDWPLLAKCRGMNDALFPEGKDQKRAKTICMGCPVRAQCLAEALDNRIEWGVWGGMTERERRQLLRQRPDVKSWSAVLNAAAISSHTVRVVDETFDAPDEAERPEQVQTVETR
- a CDS encoding metallophosphoesterase, which encodes MTATRRLTLAAGGLLGLAGAVTAAAWVEARAFVLRRVTVPVLPFGSPQIRVLHLSDIHLMPYQKRKLRFVASLGALDPDLVISTGDNVSRAEAIEPLLEALSPLMARPGAFVFGSNDFVEPTFRNPASYLFGNSTVAKDRKLLPTWQLQDAFTDAGWVYLDNAAARLSVAGRTVDLRGTGDAHNALDDYSAVSGPLAPDADLTLGVTHAPYQRVLDAMTADGVQMIFAGHTHGGQICLPVNRAIIDNCDLPVEQASGLSTWTTGSQTSWLHVSAGIGTSPTAPIRLFCRPEATLLRLVARDSDS